In a single window of the Solea senegalensis isolate Sse05_10M linkage group LG1, IFAPA_SoseM_1, whole genome shotgun sequence genome:
- the dis3l2 gene encoding DIS3-like exonuclease 2: MDSPRQSTNAIRSQEVKRSQNHSSSTRKDAYARLLSQHHSSKFNLYLDQYAKDLSYQREENLPSSLLKAQSDRLNIPQRKRDQVPNSFSDSSDFSPSSLKSKGEESSLSLYMERLSSRKALQDCERQQDVSDRQRRGQRRDTTTSHDGDIESGEEIGFLAPNDSHKQLKQQKKNKDLNRDVISKETSPPAGCSQSPKKAGTSGQEKEKSKKQKKKNLPQDLEQKRGREEPAAKAQMSRPKSPNGKDKKTQQPKASATYSPAEKNKNEGGRGSKKQVFEPYRTLEEVSDGLKRGELIQGQLRINPKKYQEAFIPSLDDTRDIFLDGIVARNRALNGDVVVVQLLPREQWKVVRSDTDCEGASGSETQKENLVQTTQKKREHTPRPDGIVEGQCSDQDELISKVHNMSLAGTGGLQENRSIPRSNGEILQKTAKVVYIVEKKHSRAATGFLKFLPDKPFAMFSPVDHRMPRINVPLADCPEDFSSRPGDYVNTLFICRITNWSADSNFAEGRLAKTLGQAGEIEPETEGILMEYDVDFSEFSDEALDCLPKNLPWTIPPEELRKRRDLRKECIFTIDPATARDLDDALSCKQLPDGNFEVGVHIADVSYFVEEDNALDATASQRATSVYLVQKVIPMLPRLLCEELCSLNPLTDRLTFSVIWKITPEGKILSEWFGRSVICSCVKLSYDHAQSMIEAPEKMFSTEELPPMDPVHPIDEIHQAVLNLHSIAKNLRAQRFSGGALRLDQMKLSFTLDKETMMPQGCYVYQYRDSNKLVEEFMLLANIATAHHIYRKFPELALLRRHPPPKAKMVDELQELCDQLGIDLDLSSAGALHRTLNTTLGDDEYTSARKEVLTHMCSRPMQMALYFCTGAVKDEQHFKHYALNVPLYTHFTSPIRRYADIIVHRLLASSLKCGPHLGLSQQEVEKQASHCNDKKTLSKRVQELSSDLFFGVFVKECGPLDSEAMVMGVLDQSFDVLVLRYGVQKRIYCKSVVGVDSFHHHKVGKKSELTLVWTPDDMEKAPVEQIISIFTLVEVQLKADAAPMKYSAVLKRPDDDQSLTLMT, translated from the exons ATGGATTCACCTCGACAATCTACAAATGCTATCCGGAGTCAAGAAGTAAAGCGCAGCCAGAATCATTCAAGCTCTACACGTAAAGACGCCTATGCTAGGCTTCTCAGCCAGCATCACAGCAGCAAGTTCAATTTGTATTTAGATCAATATGCAAAGGACTTGTCTTATCAAAGGGAGGAAAATTTACCAAGTTCTCTGCTCAAAGCCCAAAGTGACAGGCTGAATATACCACAGCGCAAAAGGGACCAAGTGCCCAATAGTTTCTCCGATTCAAGTGACTTCTCCCCCTCTTCCTTGAAAAGTAAAGGAGAGGAGAGTTCATTGTCTTTGTACATGGAGAGACTCAGCAGCCGCAAGGCCCTGCAGGACTGCGAAAGGCAGCAAGATGTGTCTGACAGGCAGCGACGGGGGCAGAGAAGGGACACCACAACCAGCCACGATGGCGACATAGAGTCTGGTGAGGAGATTGGTTTTTTGGCACCTAATGACTCACATAAACaactgaagcagcagaagaaaaacaaggactTAAATAGAGATGTTATTTCAAAAGAGACCAGCCCACCTGCTGGATGCTCACAGTCTCCAAAGAAAGCTGGTACAAGTGGACAGGAAAAAGAGAAGTCCaagaagcaaaagaaaaagaatctgcCCCAGGACCTAGAAcaaaagagaggcagagaagagCCTGCAGCTAAAGCTCAGATGTCCAGGCCCAAGTCTCCTAATgggaaggacaaaaaaacacagcagcccAAAG cgTCAGCTACTTATTCtccagctgaaaaaaacaaaaatgaaggtGGCAGAGGATCAAAGAAACAAGTGTTTGAACCCTATAGGACTCTTGAGGAGGTTTCCGATGGCCTGAAAAGAGGAGAGCTCATTCAG GGACAATTACGAATCAACCCCAAGAAGTACCAGGAAGCTTTCATCCCATCTCTT GATGACACACGGGACATATTTCTGGATGGGATTGTAGCTCGTAACAGAGCTCTGAATGGAGACGTTGTGGTGGTGCAGCTCTTACCACGGGAACAGTGGAAG GTTGTACGGTCAGATACTGACTGTGAGGGTGCCAGTGGGTCAGAGACCCAGAAAGAAAACTTAGTGCAAACCACgcagaagaagagagagcaTACCCCCAGGCCTGATGGTATTGTGGAGGGTCAGTGTAGTGACCAGGATGAACTTATCAGCAAAGTTCACAATATGTCCCTTGCTGGCACAG GGGGGCTGCAGGAGAACCGTTCAATCCCACGTTCCAATGGGGAGATACTCCAAAAGACAGCTAAA gtggTGTACATAGTTGAAAAGAAACACTCAAGGGCAGCAACAGGCTTCCTGAAGTTCCTACCTGATAAACCCTTTGCCATGTTCTCCCCCGTGGACCATCGGATGCCACGGATTAACGTTCCGCTGGCAGACTGTCCCGAAGACTTCAGTTCCCGTCCGGGTGACTACGTCAACACATTGTTCATCTGTCGCATCACCAACTGGTCAGCCGACAGTAACTTCGCAGAAGG TCGACTTGCAAAGACTCTTGGTCAAGCTGGAGAAATCGAGCCAGAGACGGAAGGCATCCTGATGGAGTACGATGTTGACTTTTCTGAGTTCTCTGATGAGGCGTTGGACTGTCTCCCCAAGAACCTTCCCTGGACAATTCCACCTGAGGagttgaggaagaggagagaccTGAG gaaGGAGTGTATCTTCACAATTGACCCTGCGACTGCCAGAGATCTTGACGACGCCCTGTCCTGTAAACAACTCCCAGATG GAAACTTTGAGGTGGGAGTCCACATTGCTGATGTCAGTTACTTTGTGGAGGAGGATAATGCTCTGGATGCCACTGCCAGCCAAAGAGCAACTAGTGTGTACCTGGTTCAAAAG GTGATTCCCATGTTACCCAGGCTGCTCTGTGAGGAGCTGTGCAGTCTCAACCCTCTCACTGACAGACTCACCTTCTCCGTCATTTGGAAAATCACACCCGAGGGGAAG ATCCTGAGTGAGTGGTTTGGCCGTTCAGTTATCTGCTCCTGCGTCAAGTTGAGTTATGACCATGCTCAGAGCATGATTGAAGCCCCTGAGAAGATGTTCTCCACTGAGGAGCTGCCACCCATGGACCCTGTGCATCCCATCGATGAGATCCACCAGGCTGTGCTAAACCTGCACTCTATTGCCAAGAACCTCCGAGCTCAGCGCTTTTCAGGCGGAGCCCTCAGACTAGACCAG ATGAAACTGTCCTTCACTCTGGATAAGGAGACCATGATGCCTCAAGGCTGCTATGTTTACCAGTACAGAGACAGTAACAA gttggtGGAAGAGTTCATGCTACTTGCCAACATTGCCACCGCTCACCACATTTACCGCAAATTTCCTGAGCTGGCCCTGCTCAGACGCCACCCTCCACCAAAAGCCAAGATGGTGgatgagctgcaggagctgtGCGACCAGTTAGGCATTGACCTTGACCTGTCGTCTGCAGGAGCATTGCAC AGGACTCTCAACACCACTCTTGGTGATGATGAATACACCAGTGCCAGAAAAGAAGTTCTCACCCACATGTGCTCCAGACCCATGCAG ATGGCGCTCTACTTCTGCACAGGTGCAGTAAAGGACGAGCAGCATTTTAAGCACTACGCCCTCAACGTTCCTCTCTACACACACTTCACGTCACCCATCAGACGCTACGCTGACATTATCGTGCACCGGCTGCTGGCTTCTTCCCTGA AGTGTGGGCCTCACTTAGGACTGTCACAACAAGAAGTGGAAAAACAGGCTTCACATTGTAATGACAAGAAAACTCTGTCAAAGAGAGTTCAGGAGCTCAGCTCTGACCTCTTCTTTGGAGTGTTTGTAAAG GAGTGTGGCCCCCTGGACTCCGAGGCAATGGTGATGGGAGTGTTGGATCAGTCCTTTGATGTGCTGGTTCTCCGCTACGGAGTGCAGAAACGCATCTACTGCAAG tcTGTTGTAGGCGTTGACTCATTTCACCATCATAAAGTGGGGAAGAAATCTGAACTGACTCTGGTGTGGACACCAGACGACATGGAGAAAGCGCCAGTCGAGCAG aTCATCTCCATCTTCACTTTGGTGGAGGTGCAGCTGAAAGCCGACGCTGCTCCGATGAAATACAGTGCCGTTCTGAAGAGGCCCGATGATGACCAATCACTAACACTGATGACTTGA